One Burkholderia pyrrocinia DNA segment encodes these proteins:
- a CDS encoding CvpA family protein, giving the protein MLTAFDYAVLAVIVLSALRGAWRGFVSEIFGLIGWIAAIVIAGRYVGLVVPYIPANWPGGALTQWVIAFALLVIGVVLVAGVANALLSRIAQASGLGGVDRSLGMMFGLVRGCVLVVLLVAAAGLTELPKQDFWRNALLRPFAEQGVHELKQLLPDGMAQYVRV; this is encoded by the coding sequence ATGCTGACGGCTTTCGACTACGCTGTATTGGCGGTGATCGTGTTGTCGGCGCTGCGCGGTGCGTGGCGCGGCTTCGTGTCGGAGATTTTCGGGCTGATCGGCTGGATCGCGGCGATCGTGATCGCGGGCCGCTACGTCGGGCTGGTCGTGCCGTACATCCCGGCGAACTGGCCGGGCGGTGCGCTGACGCAGTGGGTGATCGCCTTCGCGTTGCTCGTGATCGGCGTCGTGCTGGTCGCCGGCGTCGCGAACGCGCTGCTGTCGCGGATCGCGCAGGCGAGCGGCCTGGGCGGCGTCGACCGCTCGCTGGGCATGATGTTCGGGCTCGTCCGCGGCTGCGTGCTGGTGGTGCTGCTGGTCGCGGCGGCCGGGCTGACCGAACTGCCCAAACAGGATTTCTGGCGCAATGCGCTATTGCGTCCTTTTGCCGAACAGGGCGTGCACGAGCTGAAGCAGCTCCTGCCCGACGGCATGGCCCAGTACGTACGCGTGTGA
- a CDS encoding SPOR domain-containing protein, with the protein MGIFSFGKKDDDAPTRRGGRTGASRNVRTERTERVERRSRRTERPESDALLLDPTLPEKQRARRRLVGAIALVVAAVIVLPMVLDSHPKPVTDDIAIDIPNRPAHQAVAPRDDDASDVQAGVAHDEPPASDTAVAAVPAPAPKDVAKPAAKPDTTTTASVTPPKPAAKPAAPVAKPAAPKPAPAAVANADAASPDSGDASSPASPAGARFAVQLGSFKDDATARSWATKLKSAGVPAYVEHRKQADGSTATLLRAGPFADRAAASAAIAKVRDAGLTQ; encoded by the coding sequence ATGGGAATTTTCTCGTTCGGCAAAAAAGACGACGACGCGCCCACGCGGCGCGGCGGTCGCACCGGGGCCTCCCGGAACGTGCGCACGGAGCGCACTGAACGCGTCGAGCGACGCTCGCGCCGCACCGAGCGTCCGGAATCGGACGCGCTGCTCCTCGATCCGACCCTTCCAGAAAAGCAACGCGCGCGCCGTCGCCTCGTCGGCGCGATCGCGCTCGTCGTGGCCGCCGTGATCGTGTTGCCGATGGTGCTCGATTCGCACCCGAAGCCGGTGACGGACGACATCGCGATCGACATCCCGAACCGGCCCGCGCACCAGGCGGTCGCGCCGCGTGACGACGACGCGTCCGACGTGCAGGCGGGCGTCGCGCACGACGAGCCGCCGGCATCCGACACCGCCGTCGCGGCGGTCCCGGCGCCTGCGCCGAAGGATGTCGCCAAGCCGGCCGCGAAACCCGATACGACGACCACGGCGAGCGTGACGCCGCCGAAGCCCGCTGCGAAGCCGGCCGCCCCCGTGGCGAAACCGGCCGCACCGAAGCCGGCGCCCGCGGCCGTCGCGAACGCCGACGCCGCGAGCCCGGACAGCGGCGACGCATCGTCGCCGGCGTCGCCGGCCGGCGCGCGCTTCGCGGTGCAGCTCGGGTCGTTCAAGGATGACGCGACGGCCCGTTCGTGGGCCACCAAGTTGAAATCGGCGGGTGTGCCCGCATATGTCGAGCATCGCAAGCAGGCGGACGGCAGCACGGCTACACTGTTGCGGGCCGGCCCGTTCGCGGATCGCGCGGCGGCTTCCGCCGCGATCGCGAAGGTACGCGACGCCGGTCTGACGCAGTAA